A single Defluviitalea saccharophila DNA region contains:
- a CDS encoding diguanylate cyclase — protein MSRLEFLEKRYTYIHIGFLILMLIHLEFNQWIGKSSDISLNKFLLAAALAVMGIKFLVIKKGLLQKYHLYICFKIMELLYVGGLIYQDQVVLVFEPLVYLLILIEIFSVSANLNSLFYYFIPLIVSSVMMLGKDFFLLSNLVNTIFLILSNALFIYIVNSTIHEIEKNSDKHKELLIQAQKKNEELLKIKEHMELVNKELEQQKEEMRKTSESFRNNVAELFILKETSSYIGSILEIQQLLELVCDMIMGILGVDTCSIIVYDEKYETLDFHIKSIYSHEVIENFKVNLSNSSLQKRIKDKEILINNNCRDKKYSFLEGRDVGSFVAVPLYKGNKSYGLILAEHTLENYFSTSNTDLFKAVSMQVAVAIENAKLYEQMEEMAERDGLTNVYNRMYLQKIMPKLIESAKIHNQSISIGIFDIDHFKVFNDTYGHLFGDEVLKAIAHLAQKKVDAYHGIVARYGGEEFVMIFPNVTLSEAAVIIEDLRKEIEHFTLTKEDVSAKITASFGVSGFPEVVDNVESLLRTADDAMYMSKRQGRNRVTVASVNGNNAMD, from the coding sequence AGCAGCATTAGCCGTTATGGGCATTAAATTTCTTGTTATAAAAAAAGGATTGCTTCAAAAGTATCACCTATATATTTGTTTTAAAATCATGGAATTATTATACGTGGGTGGCCTCATCTATCAGGATCAAGTTGTTCTAGTATTTGAACCCTTAGTTTATTTATTGATTTTAATTGAAATTTTTTCTGTAAGTGCGAACTTAAATTCTTTATTTTATTACTTTATTCCATTGATTGTATCCAGTGTAATGATGCTGGGAAAAGATTTTTTCCTGCTTAGTAATCTCGTTAATACAATATTTCTTATTTTATCCAACGCTTTATTTATTTATATTGTGAATTCTACGATCCATGAAATAGAAAAGAATTCAGATAAGCATAAAGAACTCCTTATACAAGCACAGAAGAAAAACGAAGAATTACTAAAAATTAAGGAACATATGGAATTAGTTAATAAAGAATTGGAACAACAAAAAGAAGAAATGAGAAAAACCAGTGAAAGTTTTAGAAATAATGTGGCAGAACTGTTTATTCTCAAGGAAACCAGTTCTTACATTGGGTCAATTCTTGAAATTCAACAGCTACTGGAACTGGTTTGTGATATGATTATGGGTATTTTGGGCGTGGATACTTGTTCAATTATTGTTTATGATGAAAAATATGAAACCCTTGATTTTCATATCAAAAGTATTTACAGTCATGAAGTTATAGAAAATTTTAAAGTGAACTTATCTAACAGTTCTTTGCAAAAAAGAATCAAAGATAAAGAAATTTTAATCAATAACAATTGCAGAGATAAAAAGTATTCTTTTTTAGAGGGCAGAGATGTTGGCTCCTTTGTTGCAGTTCCCTTGTACAAAGGAAATAAGTCCTATGGACTGATTTTAGCAGAACATACTTTAGAAAATTATTTTTCCACAAGTAATACGGATCTATTTAAAGCAGTATCTATGCAGGTAGCTGTAGCCATTGAAAATGCAAAGTTGTATGAGCAAATGGAAGAGATGGCTGAAAGAGATGGTCTTACAAATGTGTACAATAGAATGTATTTACAAAAAATCATGCCCAAATTGATAGAGAGTGCAAAAATACATAATCAATCTATTTCTATCGGTATATTCGATATTGATCATTTTAAAGTTTTTAATGATACTTACGGACATCTTTTTGGGGATGAAGTGCTTAAGGCAATTGCTCATTTAGCGCAGAAAAAGGTGGATGCATACCATGGAATTGTCGCTAGATATGGTGGAGAAGAATTTGTTATGATTTTTCCAAATGTCACTTTGAGCGAAGCCGCAGTTATTATAGAGGATCTGCGAAAAGAAATTGAACATTTTACTTTAACCAAAGAAGATGTAAGTGCCAAAATTACAGCGAGTTTTGGAGTGAGCGGTTTTCCGGAAGTAGTAGATAATGTAGAAAGTCTTCTTAGAACTGCCGACGATGCTATGTATATGTCTAAACGTCAGGGAAGAAATCGTGTAACGGTAGCATCTGTTAATGGAAATAATGCTATGGATTAA
- a CDS encoding DNA-processing protein DprA: MNTRDIIALLLTPGVGRKNVYKILSQYGEEDLTIHHLKEIISNKFYKISSTDLYHFYEKSKRILDWAEKARIDIVDFQNTRYPSSLKAIDDPPLLLFIKGKYEFIKKEENCIGVIGTREPTAYGKEIAKMIGGYLAQKDIGVISGLALGCDTGAHIGCLKHKGKTAAILAHGLNMIYPNENKKLAEEIIAAGGCLISEYFPFEKPKNYSFIERDRLQSGLSKGIIVIETEETGGTMHTVNFARKQNKKIGCMKYSSIFNNYSTLKGNEYILKNMNSVPIKNYSDIDDFIKK; encoded by the coding sequence GTGAATACTAGAGATATAATAGCACTATTGCTCACGCCAGGAGTCGGAAGAAAAAATGTGTATAAAATCCTAAGTCAATATGGCGAAGAAGATTTGACGATTCATCATTTAAAAGAAATCATTAGTAATAAATTTTATAAAATTTCTTCTACTGATCTTTATCATTTTTATGAAAAAAGCAAACGAATTTTGGATTGGGCAGAGAAAGCCCGTATTGATATCGTGGATTTTCAGAATACGAGATACCCTTCTTCGTTGAAAGCGATCGATGATCCGCCATTGCTTTTATTTATTAAAGGAAAATATGAGTTTATTAAAAAGGAAGAAAATTGTATTGGGGTGATAGGTACTCGAGAGCCTACAGCCTATGGAAAAGAAATTGCAAAAATGATTGGAGGATATTTGGCCCAAAAAGATATAGGGGTGATTAGTGGGCTGGCATTGGGCTGTGATACCGGGGCCCATATAGGCTGTTTAAAGCATAAAGGAAAAACGGCTGCTATTCTTGCCCATGGTTTAAATATGATCTATCCCAATGAAAATAAAAAGTTGGCTGAGGAAATTATTGCCGCAGGAGGTTGTCTCATCAGCGAGTATTTTCCTTTTGAAAAACCTAAAAATTATTCTTTCATTGAGAGGGACAGACTTCAAAGCGGATTAAGCAAAGGGATCATAGTCATTGAAACTGAAGAAACTGGGGGAACCATGCATACGGTAAATTTTGCTCGAAAACAAAATAAAAAGATTGGATGTATGAAATATTCCAGTATATTTAATAACTATTCAACCTTAAAAGGCAATGAATACATATTAAAAAATATGAATTCTGTACCAATAAAAAATTATAGTGATATTGATGATTTTATAAAAAAATAA
- the thpR gene encoding RNA 2',3'-cyclic phosphodiesterase — protein MRIFIAITFNEAIKSYLQEVQNEIRSFCYKGNFSLKENFHLTLRFIGEVNPSEIINIQKAMDQGAESSKGFKLELSQLGSFERQNEHLIWIGLKGEVSELNQLYNTVQSELFKIGIPRENKPLKPHITLARRVQIKDSFDDLRKKMIIDHKLIQVDSIVLMESRRINGILTYIPIYEKRLCDKE, from the coding sequence ATGAGAATATTTATTGCTATCACGTTCAATGAAGCTATTAAATCTTATTTACAGGAAGTGCAAAATGAGATTCGTTCATTCTGTTATAAGGGAAATTTCTCTCTCAAAGAGAATTTTCATCTTACTTTAAGATTTATTGGTGAAGTCAATCCATCAGAAATTATTAATATTCAAAAAGCTATGGATCAAGGAGCAGAAAGCAGCAAAGGATTTAAGCTTGAACTGAGTCAACTAGGTTCCTTTGAAAGACAAAATGAACATCTTATTTGGATTGGACTTAAAGGAGAGGTTTCAGAACTCAATCAGTTATACAATACGGTCCAATCAGAATTATTTAAGATAGGCATTCCACGGGAGAACAAACCTTTAAAACCCCATATTACCTTGGCCCGTCGTGTGCAAATCAAAGATTCTTTTGATGATCTTAGGAAAAAAATGATTATAGACCATAAGCTGATACAAGTAGATTCTATTGTCCTTATGGAAAGCAGACGAATCAACGGAATATTAACCTATATTCCTATTTATGAAAAAAGATTATGTGACAAGGAATGA
- a CDS encoding sodium:alanine symporter family protein: MMNFLNTLNGWVWGPPLLILLVGTGLFLTIQLGLLQITKLPLALKYLFTKDEDDDSGEGDVSSFAALCTALSATIGTGNIVGVATAIKTGGPGALFWMWVAAFFGMATKYAEGLLAVKYRVVDENGQMSGGPMYYIEKGLGNKWLAKLFALFGIIVACLGIGTFAQVQSISTAAKDSLNIPIWITAIILTVLVAMVTLGGIKTISKASELIVPFMAIFYIVGGIIILIFNASAIPQAVALIIKSAFTTTAAVGGFLGSTVMMAIKNGIARGVFSNESGLGSAPIAAAAAKTKSCVRQGLISMTGTFIDTIIVCTMTGLVLVVTGAWSSELEGAAMTNQAFRVGLPIAGVGQYIVTIGLIFFAFTTILGWNYYGERCVEYLFGINGIKPYRFIYIVLVGIGAFLKLDMIWTLADIVNGLMAIPNLIGLIGLSGVVIHETKMYFAILKKGKLRTVDYTK, translated from the coding sequence ATGATGAATTTTCTAAACACATTAAATGGATGGGTATGGGGACCGCCGCTTTTGATCCTATTGGTGGGAACAGGATTATTTTTAACAATTCAATTAGGATTATTGCAAATAACAAAGTTGCCATTAGCATTAAAATATTTATTTACTAAGGATGAAGATGATGATTCTGGGGAAGGGGATGTATCCAGTTTTGCAGCTTTATGTACCGCATTGTCCGCTACCATTGGAACAGGAAATATTGTAGGGGTTGCTACAGCAATCAAAACAGGAGGCCCTGGCGCTTTGTTCTGGATGTGGGTCGCAGCATTTTTTGGAATGGCAACCAAATATGCCGAAGGTCTTTTAGCAGTTAAATACCGTGTGGTAGACGAAAACGGACAGATGTCCGGAGGACCTATGTACTATATTGAAAAAGGATTAGGCAACAAATGGCTTGCGAAGCTTTTTGCACTGTTCGGGATTATTGTGGCTTGTTTAGGTATAGGTACCTTTGCACAAGTACAATCTATTAGCACCGCAGCTAAAGATAGCCTTAATATACCTATTTGGATTACAGCCATTATACTAACGGTTTTGGTGGCAATGGTAACCCTCGGAGGCATCAAAACGATATCAAAAGCATCAGAATTGATTGTTCCTTTTATGGCTATATTTTATATTGTTGGCGGAATAATTATTTTAATCTTTAATGCTTCTGCCATTCCACAGGCGGTAGCGCTTATTATCAAAAGTGCATTTACAACAACAGCGGCAGTAGGAGGTTTTCTAGGTTCAACTGTAATGATGGCAATTAAAAACGGAATTGCCCGTGGGGTTTTTTCTAACGAATCAGGTTTAGGAAGCGCACCTATAGCAGCAGCCGCTGCAAAAACAAAATCCTGTGTAAGACAAGGACTTATTTCTATGACAGGTACATTTATAGATACCATTATCGTATGTACGATGACAGGTCTTGTATTGGTTGTAACAGGGGCGTGGAGTTCGGAACTTGAAGGAGCTGCAATGACCAACCAAGCATTTCGTGTAGGTCTGCCTATAGCTGGCGTGGGACAATACATTGTAACCATAGGTTTAATATTCTTTGCCTTTACTACCATCTTGGGATGGAATTATTATGGGGAAAGATGTGTTGAGTATTTATTCGGCATAAATGGCATAAAACCCTACAGATTTATATATATTGTTCTCGTAGGCATTGGAGCATTCTTAAAATTAGATATGATTTGGACTTTAGCGGATATAGTGAATGGATTAATGGCAATACCGAATTTAATCGGGTTGATTGGATTAAGCGGAGTCGTTATTCATGAAACTAAAATGTATTTTGCAATATTAAAGAAAGGAAAATTAAGAACGGTTGATTACACTAAGTAG
- a CDS encoding ACT domain-containing protein yields the protein MEMRGIITVVGKDRVGIIAKVCTLLSERQINILDISQTIVQGFFNMMMIVDLSNSTENFEKNEEDLKNLGNEIGVVIKLQREEIFNSMHRI from the coding sequence ATGGAAATGAGAGGTATCATTACCGTTGTAGGAAAAGACCGTGTTGGCATCATTGCAAAGGTTTGCACATTGCTTTCAGAAAGGCAAATTAATATTTTGGATATATCCCAAACGATTGTTCAAGGTTTTTTTAACATGATGATGATTGTGGATTTATCGAATTCCACAGAGAACTTTGAGAAGAATGAAGAGGATTTGAAAAATTTAGGAAATGAAATAGGAGTTGTTATTAAACTTCAAAGAGAAGAAATTTTTAACAGCATGCATCGAATTTAA
- a CDS encoding PFL family protein, which translates to MITRLEVQETNKMIEEAKLDVRTITLGISLQDCADSDINRFNQKIYDKITKTAENLVKTGEEIEKEFGIPIVNKRISVTPISIAAAGCQTDSYVSVAHALDRAAKQVGVNFIGGFSALVQKGSNPSDEILMNSIPQALAETERVCSSVNLATTRSGINMDAVKNMGRIIKQTAQNTKEKDSIGCAKLVVFCNAPEDNPFMAGAFHGVGERDCVVNVGVSGPGVVKKALESVKGKDFETLCEMVKKTAFKITRVGQLVAQEAAKRLNVPFGIIDLSLAPTPAIGDSIAEILEEMGLENAGAPGTTAALALLNDNVKKGGVMASSYVGGLSGAFIPVSEDQGMIRAVEAGALTLEKLEAMTCVCSVGLDMIAIPGDTSEETISGIIADEMAIGMINGKTTAVRIIPVIGKGVGDIVEFGGLLGYAPIMPVNNFSCKDFIHRGGRIPAPIHSFKN; encoded by the coding sequence GTGATTACACGCTTGGAAGTACAAGAAACAAATAAAATGATTGAAGAAGCCAAGCTGGATGTACGAACTATTACGCTTGGAATTAGCTTACAGGATTGTGCCGATAGTGATATTAATCGTTTTAATCAAAAGATATACGATAAAATTACAAAAACTGCGGAGAACTTGGTAAAGACAGGAGAAGAAATAGAAAAAGAATTTGGAATTCCCATTGTGAATAAAAGAATTTCCGTTACACCGATTTCTATAGCAGCAGCAGGATGTCAAACAGACTCCTATGTATCCGTTGCCCATGCCTTGGATCGGGCGGCAAAACAAGTGGGAGTGAATTTTATAGGTGGTTTTTCTGCTTTGGTTCAAAAAGGATCAAATCCCTCCGATGAGATTCTTATGAACTCAATTCCACAGGCATTGGCTGAAACAGAAAGAGTTTGTTCTTCGGTGAATCTGGCCACTACACGATCAGGAATTAATATGGATGCTGTTAAAAATATGGGAAGAATCATAAAACAGACAGCTCAAAATACCAAGGAAAAAGACTCTATAGGATGCGCAAAACTTGTTGTGTTTTGTAACGCACCGGAAGACAATCCTTTTATGGCAGGAGCTTTTCATGGAGTAGGAGAAAGAGATTGTGTTGTAAATGTAGGTGTCAGTGGACCTGGAGTTGTTAAAAAAGCTCTGGAGTCGGTTAAAGGAAAAGATTTTGAAACCCTTTGTGAAATGGTTAAAAAGACAGCTTTTAAAATTACAAGGGTAGGTCAATTGGTTGCCCAGGAGGCAGCTAAACGCCTGAATGTTCCCTTTGGTATCATTGATTTATCCCTTGCCCCAACTCCGGCTATTGGAGACAGTATTGCAGAAATACTGGAAGAAATGGGACTAGAGAATGCAGGGGCTCCGGGAACAACAGCTGCTTTGGCACTGTTAAATGACAATGTAAAAAAGGGTGGGGTAATGGCTTCATCCTATGTTGGTGGTCTTAGTGGTGCATTTATTCCTGTCAGCGAGGATCAGGGGATGATTCGAGCGGTAGAAGCAGGAGCATTAACCTTGGAGAAATTAGAAGCTATGACTTGCGTATGCTCAGTTGGTCTTGACATGATTGCAATTCCTGGGGATACTTCTGAAGAAACCATTTCAGGAATTATTGCAGATGAAATGGCTATAGGAATGATCAATGGCAAAACGACAGCGGTTCGTATTATTCCGGTAATCGGTAAAGGAGTCGGAGATATCGTTGAATTTGGAGGACTTCTAGGCTATGCACCTATTATGCCGGTAAACAATTTTAGCTGCAAAGATTTTATTCATCGAGGAGGACGTATTCCTGCACCGATTCATAGTTTTAAAAATTAA
- a CDS encoding aminoacyl-histidine dipeptidase codes for MNMILEGLEPKSVWQYFEEISQIPRGSGNEKQISDYLVDFAKKHHLDVIQDNALNVIIKKPGTSGYENAPAVILQGHMDMVCEKNKDTKHDFLKDPIHLKVNGDFVEAEGTTLGADNGIAIAYCLALLSSEDIPHPPLEVVITTNEETGMEGAAELDASKLAGKILINMDSEEEGEFLVSCAGGARAHLILKPEWVSGKKEGAVYSIQIRNLKGGHSGQEIDKGRGNANKMMGRILFDLQEKISFNLISVNGGLKDNAIPREMDAVVQVNDNDVSKLTEIIDEWNEIFKNEYSTSDGDVTVKLELVRESTDEILSEETKKKVIDVLTLIPNGIQSMSMDMQGLVESSTNLGVVITDKDKIQFISAVRSSVKTRKYAIINQIKRLADVVGAEFFTRGEYPAWQYTTHSKIRNLFEKVYEEMYGKKSRINAIHAGVECGFFAEKIEGIDMISFGPDMYDVHTPDERLSISSAKRTWEFLLAVLKEIK; via the coding sequence ATGAACATGATTTTAGAAGGATTGGAACCCAAAAGTGTATGGCAGTATTTTGAAGAAATCAGCCAAATTCCTAGAGGATCGGGAAATGAAAAGCAAATTAGCGACTATTTGGTGGATTTTGCAAAAAAACATCATTTAGATGTTATTCAAGATAATGCTCTGAATGTTATCATTAAAAAGCCTGGAACCTCAGGATATGAGAATGCACCGGCTGTTATCTTACAAGGTCATATGGATATGGTCTGCGAAAAGAATAAAGATACAAAGCATGATTTTTTAAAAGACCCTATTCATTTAAAAGTAAATGGAGATTTTGTTGAAGCAGAAGGAACAACTTTAGGTGCGGACAATGGAATTGCTATCGCATATTGCCTCGCTTTACTGTCTTCAGAAGATATTCCCCATCCTCCATTGGAAGTTGTAATTACTACCAATGAAGAGACAGGGATGGAAGGTGCTGCCGAACTGGATGCCTCCAAATTAGCGGGAAAAATATTAATTAACATGGATTCAGAAGAAGAAGGAGAATTTCTGGTAAGTTGTGCAGGAGGAGCAAGAGCTCATTTAATATTAAAGCCTGAATGGGTATCAGGAAAAAAAGAAGGGGCAGTGTATTCTATTCAGATTAGAAACTTAAAAGGTGGCCATTCCGGTCAGGAAATTGATAAAGGAAGAGGCAATGCCAATAAAATGATGGGAAGAATCCTTTTTGATCTTCAAGAGAAAATATCCTTTAATTTGATATCCGTCAATGGAGGACTTAAAGATAATGCTATTCCAAGAGAAATGGATGCGGTTGTACAAGTTAATGATAACGATGTAAGTAAATTGACTGAGATCATAGATGAATGGAACGAAATCTTCAAAAACGAATATAGCACTTCTGATGGAGACGTTACTGTTAAACTTGAGCTTGTAAGGGAATCAACTGACGAAATTTTATCAGAAGAAACTAAAAAGAAAGTAATTGATGTACTTACCCTTATCCCTAATGGTATTCAATCCATGAGTATGGATATGCAGGGATTGGTGGAGAGCTCAACGAATCTAGGCGTTGTAATAACCGATAAAGATAAAATACAATTTATTAGTGCAGTAAGAAGCTCAGTTAAAACTCGTAAATATGCGATTATCAATCAAATTAAAAGATTGGCTGATGTAGTGGGGGCTGAATTCTTTACCCGAGGAGAATATCCTGCATGGCAATATACTACCCATTCAAAAATACGCAACCTTTTCGAAAAGGTTTATGAAGAAATGTATGGCAAAAAGTCTAGAATCAATGCAATCCATGCCGGAGTGGAATGCGGATTTTTTGCAGAAAAAATAGAAGGAATCGATATGATTTCTTTTGGACCGGATATGTATGATGTTCATACGCCTGATGAAAGACTAAGTATTTCTTCTGCTAAAAGAACGTGGGAATTTTTATTAGCTGTACTTAAAGAGATAAAATAA
- a CDS encoding AI-2E family transporter: MKLPWDKQYLKISFHVIFTLLVIFGIALIIQNIVPISVSLGLFISKIFSLLSPFFVGVVIAYLLDPLVELYQKNLVEPLYLKYSQKKKHSKKSDKNELNKKENTRTISTLLTYITVISVILLVGLLFSSSIGNNKSFKNVDNLVDSIRAYTLSFNNMVYNIQQKLDSIGFLQEAEEAIQELSGKLGSLVQSITAKVIESITKAGNQVVNFTMAMVIAFYLLKDKAGFISLTNRLFKIILPNRILKSGEQLWRDVDHVLSGYIRGQLTDSLIMGILIGISVAIIGIDFPIIIGIIAGIANIIPYFGPIIGMIPAALMGLISDNPMKALYAGITLLILQQIDGAIIAPKIVGESVDVHPVAIVVALAVGGSLFGILGMLLAVPAAALLKLLLVRYMDSKSNA; the protein is encoded by the coding sequence ATGAAATTGCCGTGGGATAAACAATATTTAAAAATATCTTTTCATGTTATATTCACATTGCTTGTCATATTTGGCATAGCACTTATTATTCAAAATATCGTTCCGATATCTGTAAGTTTGGGTTTGTTTATTTCAAAAATATTTTCTCTGCTATCACCGTTTTTTGTAGGAGTAGTTATTGCGTATTTATTGGATCCTCTTGTAGAGCTTTATCAAAAAAATCTTGTAGAACCCTTATACTTAAAATACAGTCAAAAGAAAAAGCATTCTAAAAAAAGTGATAAAAATGAGTTGAATAAAAAAGAAAATACAAGAACCATTTCAACCCTTCTTACTTATATTACAGTTATTTCAGTAATCCTTTTGGTGGGACTTTTATTTTCATCCAGTATAGGAAATAATAAAAGTTTTAAGAATGTCGATAACTTAGTGGATAGTATTAGAGCATATACACTGTCATTTAATAATATGGTATATAATATTCAGCAAAAATTGGACAGTATAGGATTCTTACAAGAAGCTGAGGAGGCAATACAAGAGCTTTCAGGTAAGTTAGGTAGCCTCGTGCAAAGTATTACTGCAAAGGTTATTGAAAGCATAACAAAGGCCGGCAACCAAGTTGTTAACTTTACAATGGCAATGGTTATAGCATTTTATTTATTAAAAGACAAAGCCGGCTTCATCAGTTTAACCAATAGATTATTTAAAATCATTTTACCCAATAGAATTCTTAAAAGTGGAGAACAACTTTGGAGAGATGTTGACCATGTCTTATCGGGATACATAAGAGGGCAATTAACGGATTCACTTATTATGGGCATATTGATAGGAATAAGCGTTGCGATCATTGGAATTGACTTTCCAATTATCATTGGCATTATCGCAGGTATTGCCAATATAATTCCTTATTTTGGCCCCATCATTGGAATGATTCCTGCAGCCCTCATGGGCTTAATAAGTGATAATCCGATGAAGGCTTTATACGCAGGTATTACCCTATTAATTCTTCAACAAATAGACGGGGCAATCATTGCCCCCAAAATTGTAGGAGAAAGTGTGGATGTTCATCCAGTTGCTATAGTGGTAGCCCTTGCTGTGGGAGGGTCCTTGTTTGGAATACTTGGAATGTTATTGGCTGTACCGGCTGCAGCATTATTAAAATTATTGCTTGTTCGTTATATGGATAGTAAATCCAATGCATAA
- the tyrS gene encoding tyrosine--tRNA ligase — translation MRNVYDILKERGFTEQTTHEEEIRELLGKESVTFYIGFDPTADSLHVGHFVTIMAMAHMQKAGHRPIALIGGGTAMVGDPTGKTDMRKMMTEETIAHNAECFKKQLSRFIEFGEDKAIMVNNADWLLNLNYISFLREIGVHFSVNRMLTYESYKTRMEKGLSFLEFNYTLMQSYDFLELYRKYNCKLQLGGNDQWSNILGGVELIRRIGHDDAYGMTFSLLTTSEGKKMGKTEKGAIWLDPEKTSPYDFYQYWRNVADADVKKCLSLLTFLPMEEVNRLSALEGAEINKAKEVLAFEVTKIVHGEEEAKKAETAAKALFAGGAQGGSIPTTEISKEEFKEGIDILTLLQKTGLAPSRSEGRRLIQQGGIKVQDQKITDIDYLVTENDFSDNTVMIQKGKKVFHRVQLI, via the coding sequence ATGCGAAATGTATATGATATTTTAAAAGAAAGAGGCTTTACTGAACAAACAACCCATGAAGAAGAAATAAGAGAATTGCTTGGAAAAGAATCTGTTACTTTCTATATTGGTTTTGATCCTACTGCGGACAGCCTTCATGTAGGTCATTTTGTTACAATCATGGCTATGGCTCATATGCAAAAGGCTGGCCACAGACCAATTGCACTTATAGGCGGCGGAACAGCAATGGTTGGAGATCCAACGGGTAAAACCGATATGCGTAAAATGATGACCGAAGAAACCATCGCTCATAATGCAGAATGTTTCAAAAAGCAGCTTTCCAGATTTATAGAATTCGGTGAAGACAAAGCAATTATGGTCAATAACGCAGATTGGCTGCTCAATCTGAACTATATCTCCTTTTTAAGAGAAATAGGTGTTCATTTTTCTGTAAATAGAATGCTCACCTATGAAAGTTATAAAACAAGAATGGAAAAAGGACTTTCTTTCTTAGAATTTAATTATACGCTTATGCAATCCTATGACTTCTTGGAATTATACAGAAAGTACAACTGTAAGCTGCAGCTAGGAGGCAATGACCAATGGTCTAATATTCTGGGAGGTGTGGAACTCATCCGAAGAATTGGTCATGATGATGCCTACGGCATGACCTTTAGCCTTCTTACAACCAGTGAAGGCAAAAAAATGGGCAAAACAGAAAAAGGAGCCATTTGGCTTGATCCTGAAAAAACTTCTCCTTATGACTTCTATCAATATTGGAGAAATGTCGCAGATGCAGATGTGAAGAAATGTCTCTCCCTACTTACCTTCCTTCCTATGGAAGAAGTCAATCGATTAAGTGCTCTTGAAGGAGCAGAAATCAATAAAGCAAAAGAAGTCCTTGCCTTTGAAGTTACCAAAATCGTTCATGGAGAAGAAGAAGCAAAAAAAGCAGAAACAGCTGCTAAAGCTCTATTTGCTGGCGGTGCCCAAGGTGGCTCTATTCCTACCACAGAAATTTCTAAGGAAGAATTTAAAGAAGGTATTGATATTCTTACATTGCTTCAAAAAACAGGACTTGCTCCATCCCGTTCAGAAGGACGTCGTTTGATTCAGCAAGGAGGTATTAAAGTCCAGGATCAAAAGATCACAGATATTGATTACTTAGTAACAGAGAACGATTTTTCAGATAATACTGTAATGATTCAAAAAGGTAAAAAAGTATTCCATCGTGTTCAATTAATCTAA